Part of the Gemmatimonadota bacterium genome, TGCCGCCACATCTGGCGGCGTAAAATCCTTGCCAATCAATTGATATGCCATTTAAGAAGCCTCCTCTGCCGCGCGCATTACTGAGTTTAGATAATTATCGTAAGCACCACAGCGACAAAGATTTCCAGACATGGCAACCCGCGCTTCTTCGCGGGTTGGATTCGGATTGATCTTGAGCAGTGCCACCGCCGACATCACCTGACCCGGCGTGCAAAAACCACACTGGGGTCCCAGTTCTTCAATAAATGCTCGCTGAACCGGATGCAATGTGCCATCTTCGCCTTCAAGACCCTCGACGGTCACAACCGAACGGCCCCGCACGCGGTGGGTTAAAGTCGAACACGAATACATCGCCACATCATCGACCAGCACTGTACACGCACCGCATTCACCCCGGTCGCACCCCAGCTTTGTGCCCGTAAGCCCCAGTTTATACCGCAACGTCATCGCCAGTGTTTCCTGCGGCAAAACATCAACGCGACGCACGCGACCATTTACATTGAGAGAAATGAGCCGCTCAACCGCGCCCGGCGCGCTACCCATATCACCCGCACAGCCCCCAAACACATATCCCATAGCAGAAATAGACGCGCCAGTGGCAATAATCCCTTTGATAAAATCGCGTCTCGACATCCCCGCCCGCCCCATTGCCACATCATCTGAAAAAGCGACCTCGCGAGATAAACTTGTATCCATAGAACCTCCTCCTGCTCTCTTTAATTACTCGTTTTGTATTCCCTTCGATCCTCCAAAACCCTATCAATACCACGCATCCACGACAGGTCTCTTCCAATAACAAGTTCTGTCATTGCCGCATGGTGTGTATTCTTCATGGGTATAGGCTTAGCCATAAACTGATGCTTTCGCGCAAGTTTTTTAACCTCTTCTGCATTGTCATAAGTCATTATAAAGTCGCCTTTTAAATTTTCA contains:
- a CDS encoding (2Fe-2S)-binding protein — its product is MDTSLSREVAFSDDVAMGRAGMSRRDFIKGIIATGASISAMGYVFGGCAGDMGSAPGAVERLISLNVNGRVRRVDVLPQETLAMTLRYKLGLTGTKLGCDRGECGACTVLVDDVAMYSCSTLTHRVRGRSVVTVEGLEGEDGTLHPVQRAFIEELGPQCGFCTPGQVMSAVALLKINPNPTREEARVAMSGNLCRCGAYDNYLNSVMRAAEEAS